The Musa acuminata AAA Group cultivar baxijiao chromosome BXJ1-3, Cavendish_Baxijiao_AAA, whole genome shotgun sequence genome window below encodes:
- the LOC135617310 gene encoding probable pectinesterase/pectinesterase inhibitor 12, which produces MASSLTWSLFLASLLFLFTLPSPTLSSDVVSSSGNTNAESSVRDLCRSTPYPAACLDSLKLSVSITINPSVLSLALRTLQAAISEAAKLSSVLSSAGRPGAVVESQRSSLQDCQELHQITVASLRRSAGLVKPEARKLADARAYLAAALTNRATCLDGLAGARGPLKATLVDSWLAAYAHVSNSLSLVARSGGRKGRRLSSARSFRSRGCGGFPAWVGRRERRLLQDGDYGDVDPDSVVTVAADGTGNFTTLGEAVAWAPSNSDDRTIILVRAGVYEEHVDIPSDKTNIVLIGDGSDVTVIRGNRSVGDGWTTFRSATVAVSGEGFLARDITFQNVAGPRKGQAVALRVNADLVALYRCVMDGYQDTLYVHSFRQFYRECDVYGTVDFIFGNAAVVLQAGKIVAKMPIPGQSNMITAQSKDDPNEDTGISIQNCTIVASQELASSNVIVKTFLGRPWKNYSTTVYMESYMGGLVDPAGWKEWSGDQGLDTLYYGEYMNSGPGSPTDNRVTWPGFLVMDYDDAYSFTVSEFIYGDEWLESTSFPYDDGI; this is translated from the exons ATGGCTTCTTCTCTCACTTGGTCACTGTTTCTGGcttctctcctcttccttttcactCTCCCTTCACCCACATTGTCTTCCGATGTCGTCTCCAGTTCTGGGAATACCAATGCAGAAAGCTCTGTCCGTGATCTGTGCCGGTCCACCCCATACCCCGCCGCCTGCCTCGACTCCCTGAAGCTGTCCGTTTCCATCACCATCAACCCCTCCGTCCTCTCCCTGGCGCTCCGCACCCTCCAGGCCGCCATCTCGGAGGCGGCCAAGCTCTCCTCGGTCCTCTCCTCCGCCGGCCGCCCCGGCGCCGTGGTCGAGTCCCAGCGCAGCTCCCTCCAGGACTGCCAGGAGCTGCACCAGATCACCGTCGCCTCGCTCCGGCGCTCGGCCGGCCTCGTCAAGCCCGAGGCCCGCAAGCTCGCCGACGCCCGGGCCTACCTCGCCGCCGCGCTCACCAACCGGGCCACCTGCCTTGATGGCCTTGCCGGCGCCCGGGGCCCGCTCAAGGCCACGCTTGTCGACTCCTGGCTCGCCGCCTACGCCCACGTCAGCAACTCCCTCTCCCTCGTCGCCCGCTCCGGGGGCCGCAAAGGGCGGCGGCTCTCCTCCGCCCGCTCCTTCCGCAGCCGCGGCTGCGGGGGGTTCCCGGCGTGGGTCGGCCGGAGGGAGCGCCGGCTGCTGCAGGACGGGGACTACGGGGACGTCGACCCCGATTCCGTGGTCACGGTGGCCGCGGACGGAACGGGGAACTTCACGACATTGGGGGAGGCGGTGGCCTGGGCGCCGAGCAACTCCGACGACCGCACCATCATCCTGGTGCGGGCGGGGGTGTACGAGGAGCACGTGGATATCCCCAGCGACAAGACCAACATCGTCCTCATCGGCGACGGCAGCGACGTCACCGTCATCAGAGGCAACCGAAGCGTCGGCGACGGCTGGACCACCTTCCGATCGGCCACCGTCG CGGTGTCCGGTGAAGGGTTCCTGGCACGAGACATCACGTTTCAGAACGTCGCGGGGCCGAGGAAGGGCCAGGCAGTGGCGCTCCGGGTGAACGCCGACCTGGTGGCGCTGTACCGCTGCGTCATGGACGGCTACCAGGACACGCTCTACGTCCACTCCTTCCGCCAGTTCTACCGGGAGTGCGACGTCTACGGCACCGTGGATTTCATCTTCGGCAACGCCGCGGTGGTGCTCCAGGCCGGCAAAATCGTGGCCAAGATGCCCATCCCCGGGCAGTCCAACATGATCACAGCGCAGTCCAAGGACGACCCCAACGAGGATACGGGCATCTCGATACAGAACTGCACCATAGTGGCGTCGCAGGAGCTTGCTTCCAGCAACGTGATAGTGAAGACCTTCTTAGGCAGGCCGTGGAAGAACTACTCGACGACGGTGTACATGGAGTCGTACATGGGCGGCCTGGTGGATCCGGCGGGGTGGAAGGAGTGGTCCGGCGACCAAGGACTCGACACGTTGTACTATGGGGAGTACATGAACAGCGGGCCGGGATCGCCGACCGACAATCGGGTCACCTGGCCGGGGTTCCTTGTTATGGATTACGACGACGCCTACAGCTTCACGGTCTCGGAGTTCATCTACGGGGATGAGTGGCTGGAGTCTACTTCATTCCCTTACGACGATGGCATCTGA
- the LOC135617290 gene encoding triacylglycerol lipase OBL1-like, producing the protein MGAEAEAEAPPTEYFIIRPKKIRLIDILSLLILRKSLTSYKFVDSSGTAKDGLRADWVTALTLLIMKVLDKIKVPLKWTGIIVEFIFNLFELNGGIGIIWRIITGKLVIPKRDSADFRSMIALIDGRQDLYKNNSLLHYFPLMEPQAGFDDINLLDITAMAAKIAYENPAYIENTVTNHWKMHFVGFYDCWNKFLEEKTTQAFIFCNKAEDADLIVLSFRGTEPFNAQDWSTDVDLSTLLAGKLGLLHLGFLKALGLQNETNFILGFPTSIEMNADKPVAYYILRQELRNLLAKHKNAKIIVTGHSLGGALSAVFPALLSYHNQNDILNSMHSVMNYGQPRVGDAIFKSYVNVLMRVKYQRMVYRYDIVPRIPFDLPPLSNFTHCGKCIYFDGWYKGKVVDEVPNPNYFLEPLSVPRMYLTAWGDLFRAFFIGYTAGKDFKEGIASILYRLTGLVLPGIACHSPRDYVNSVRLAKIENTLFV; encoded by the exons ATGGGTGCCGAAGCCGAAGCCGAAGCTCCTCCCACGGAGTACTTCATCATTCGGCCGAAGAAGATAAGGCTGATCGATATACTGAGCCTTTTGATACTTCGGAAAAGCCTGACCAGCTATAAGTTTGTGGACAGCAGCGGCACCGCCAAAGATGGCCTTCGAGCTGACTGGGTCACTGCTTTAACCTTGCTTATCATGAAGGTTTTGGATAAGATTAAGGTCCCGTTGAAGTGGACTGGGATCATTGTGgagttcattttcaacttatttgaACTTAATGGTGGAATCGGTATAATTTGGAGGATTATAACAG GGAAGCTGGTCATCCCCAAGCGCGATTCGGCTGATTTCAGATCAATGATTGCTCTCATCGATGGGCGTCAGGATCTGTACAAGAACAACTCCTTGCTCCATTATTTTCCACTCATGGAGCCCCAAGCTGGCTTTGATGACATAAACCTCTTGGATATCACGGCCATGGCTGCCAAGATCGCCTACGAGAACCCTGCCTACATCGAGAATACTGTCACCAACCACTGGAAG ATGCACTTTGTCGGATTCTACGATTGCTGGAACA AGTTCCTCGAGGAGAAAACAACACAAGCCTTCATCTTCTGCAACAAAGCGGAGGACGCTGACCTGATCGTCCTGTCCTTCCGTGGCACCGAGCCCTTCAACGCCCAGGACTGGTCGACGGACGTCGACCTCTCGACGCTGCTCGCCGGCAAGCTGGGCCTCCTCCACCTGGGATTCCTGAAGGCTCTCGGCCTCCAAAACGAGACGAACTTCATCCTAGGGTTCCCTACTTCGATCGAGATGAACGCCGACAAGCCAGTTGCCTACTACATCCTCAGACAGGAACTGCGAAATCTGCTAGCGAAGCATAAAAACGCAAAGATAATTGTGACCGGGCATAGCCTTGGTGGTGCACTTTCAGCTGTCTTCCCCGCTCTGCTCTCATACCATAACCAAAATGACATCCTCAACTCCATGCACAGCGTGATGAACTACGGACAGCCCCGCGTTGGAGATGCCATCTTCAAAAGCTACGTCAATGTGTTGATGCGCGTCAAGTACCAACGCATGGTTTACCGATACGATATCGTCCCCAGGATCCCCTTCGACCTCCCGCCCCTCTCAAACTTCACGCACTGCGGCAAATGCATCTACTTTGATGGATGGTACAAAGGAAAG GTGGTTGATGAAGTCCCCAACCCCAACTACTTTCTTGAACCCCTGTCTGTCCCGAGGATGTATTTGACGGCATGGGGTGACCTCTTCAGAGCTTTCTTCATAGGGTACACAGCGGGAAAAGACTTCAAGGAGGGGATAGCGTCCATCCTCTACAGGCTCACTGGTCTTGTGCTTCCAGGGATTGCGTGTCACAGCCCCAGAGACTACGTCAATTCTGTAAGGCTGGCCAAGATAGAGAACACCCTCTTcgtctag
- the LOC135617286 gene encoding pectinesterase-like, whose protein sequence is MRRPPKAFLLLFLLLLLSASCSGSSSSSFVPSTTFSSNLRFAFSEIQKLASLISGSSGVLGGNLRLSSAIHDCLDLLDFSADELTWTLSVVNDQRVKTPATGNHRYDIRSWLSAAVGNQDTCKEGLDSAGGPLGGLAAGGLKIVSSLIANSLHEVAASSGGGGGGRRLLGFPEWVSAGDRRLLQTPAPVEPDAVVAQDGSGDYTSIGAAVEAAPSESESRYVIYVKKGVYMENVEVNKKKWNLMLVGDGIDQTIISGSRSVADGWTTFRSATVAATGRGFIARDLTIENTAGPQGNQAVAFRSGSDLSVFYRCGFSGYQDTLYPHSLRQFYRECRIAGTVDFIFGDAAVVFQSCDVLSRLPSPGQINTITAQGRRDPDESTGFSFQFCNVSADADLVGNTDRTATYLGRPWRQYSRTVFMQSFLDTLIRPEGWVEWNGNTAGLDTLYYAEYMNDGPGSGLEGRVNWPGYHAISDPAEAGEFTVAQFIDGDAWLPATGVKYTSGLTM, encoded by the exons ATGCGTCGGCCACCGAAAGCCTTcttgctcctcttcctcctcctcctcctgtcggCGTCTTGTTCGGGCTCCAGCTCCAGCTCCTTCGTCCCCTCCACCACCTTCTCCTCCAACCTCCGGTTCGCTTTCAGTGAGATCCAGAAGCTCGCGTCGCTGATCTCTGGCTCGTCCGGCGTCCTGGGCGGCAACCTCCGCCTCTCCTCCGCCATCCATGACTGCCTAGATCTCCTCGACTTCTCCGCTGACGAGCTCACCTGGACCCTCTCCGTCGTCAATGACCAGCGCGTGAAGACCCCTGCCACCGGGAACCACCGTTACGACATCCGCTCCTGGCTCAGCGCCGCTGTCGGCAACCAGGACACCTGCAAGGAAGGCCTCGACAGCGCCGGCGGCCCCCTCGGAGGCCTCGCTGCCGGCGGGCTCAAGATCGTCAGCTCACTCATTGCCAACAGCCTCCACGAGGTTGCCGCATCGTCGGGCGGCGGGGGTGGGGGTCGGAGGCTCCTGGGGTTCCCGGAATGGGTGTCGGCCGGGGACAGGAGGCTTCTGCAGACGCCGGCACCGGTGGAGCCCGACGCGGTGGTGGCGCAAGACGGGAGCGGGGACTACACGTCGATAGGGGCCGCGGTGGAGGCGGCGCCGAGTGAGAGCGAGAGCAGGTACGTGATCTACGTGAAGAAGGGGGTGTACATGGAGAACGTGGAGGTCAATAAGAAGAAGTGGAACCTGATGCTCGTCGGAGACGGCATCGACCAAACCATCATCTCCGGCAGCCGGAGCGTCGCCGACGGCTGGACTACCTTTCGCAGCGCCACCGTCG CCGCGACCGGAAGGGGGTTCATCGCCCGGGACCTGACGATCGAGAACACGGCGGGGCCGCAGGGCAACCAGGCGGTCGCCTTCCGCTCCGGCTCCGACCTCTCAGTCTTCTACCGCTGTGGCTTCTCCGGCTACCAGGACACGTTGTACCCGCACTCCCTTCGACAATTCTACCGCGAGTGCCGCATCGCCGGCACCGTCGACTTCATCTTCGGCGACGCTGCCGTCGTCTTCCAGAGCTGCGACGTCCTCTCCCGACTCCCCAGCCCCGGTCAGATCAACACCATCACCGCGCAGGGCCGCCGAGACCCCGACGAGAGCACGGGCTTCTCCTTCCAGTTCTGCAACGTCTCGGCCGACGCGGACCTGGTCGGCAACACCGACCGAACGGCCACGTACCTCGGCCGGCCATGGAGGCAGTACTCCCGGACCGTCTTCATGCAGTCTTTTCTGGACACGTTGATCAGGCCAGAGGGGTGGGTGGAGTGGAACGGCAACACGGCCGGCCTGGACACACTGTACTACGCCGAGTACATGAACGACGGGCCAGGCTCAGGGTTGGAGGGACGAGTCAACTGGCCGGGTTACCACGCTATCAGTGACCCAGCGGAGGCCGGCGAGTTCACGGTGGCTCAATTCATCGACGGAGACGCGTGGTTGCCGGCGACCGGCGTGAAGTACACTTCCGGATTGACGATGTGA
- the LOC135617297 gene encoding uncharacterized protein LOC135617297: MRARLVVFPIKGRSWCFSRSAESVSGADSSSTPPPGLRDLWRRISSHGRSAQESAEIVGDFIADKMNRAWTGLEKAPAGTLKSRIHSLGLRLLSRVKPSEIFLKSVTKDITTVEITYPANLNPRFVRRRLRHMAMRGSAVHRNYFYGSISLLPLTSVLSVLPLPNIPFFWILFRTYSHWRALKGSERLMLLVSDSSKSWSLLIDNKKESDLKADLKNSCEDALPPPWILQPSKDLERLLNGEGIKDSISCTTISSICKTYDLDRNVIVKYRNLR, translated from the exons ATGAGAGCTCGGCTGGTGGTTTTCCCGATCAAGGGGAGGAGTTGGTGCTTCAGCCGCTCCGCGGAATCCGTCTCCGGTGCCGACTCCTCTTCGACGCCACCCCCGGGACTGAGGGATCTCTGGAGGAGGATCTCCTCCCATGGCCGCTCCGCCCAGGAGAGCGCCGAGATCGTCGGCGACTTCATCGCTGATAAG ATGAATCGAGCGTGGACCGGTCTCGAGAAGGCTCCAGCAGGGACTCTCAAGAGCAGGATCCACAG TTTAGGATTGCGGCTTTTATCACGAGTGAAACCTTCGGAGATATTTCTGAAGTCCGTTACTAAAGACATTACAACGGTGGAAATTACTTACCCTGCGAA TTTGAATCCTCGTTTTGTGCGTCGAAGATTACGACATATGGCCATGCG GGGATCTGCAGTGCACAGGAATTATTTTTATGGTTCAATTTCTTTACTTCCACTTACAAGTGTTCTTAGT gTTTTGCCATTGCCAAATATACCATTTTTCTGGATCTTGTTCCGTACATATTCTCATTGGAGAGCTCTCAAG GGAAGTGAGAGGCTTATGCTACTGGTTTCAGACAGTTCAAAGTCATGGAGTTTACTTATTGACAATAAAAAGGAAAGTGACCTAAAGGCTGACTTGAAGAATAGTTGTGAAGATGCTCTCCCTCCTCCCTGG ATTTTGCAGCCCTCCAAGGATCTCGAGAGACTTCTTAACGGGGAGGGTATCAAGGACAGCATTAGTTGTACCACCATCTCTAGTATTTGCAAAACGTATGATCTTGACAGGAATGTTATAGTGAAGTACAGGAATTTACGATAG